CTCCTCGCGCATCTGCGCTTCGATTTCAATCCGCTGCATCTGAAGGACCCGCACAGCGAATCGATGGCGACGCTGCTCGCGCTGAAGGATTCGCCGGAAGCGTCGGTCAACGACGTGTCGCTGCTCGCGCCGTCGCTCGCGGCCGCGAACGCCGCCGCGCAGCGCCTCGGCGCGCTGCCCGAAGTCGGCCGCACGACGACGCTGTCGACCTTCATTCCCGATGCGCAGCCGCAAAAGCTCGCGACGATCGCGGCGGCCGCGCGCGAGCTGCTGCCCGCGCTCACGCAGCCGGCCGCCGCGCCCGTGTCCGACGCGCAGCGCGTCGCGGCGCTCAAGCGCGCGTCGAACCTGCTCGAATACGCGGCCGAGGACTATCCGGGCCCGGGCGCGGCCGCGGCCAAGCACCTGTCCGAATCGCTCGCGAAACTCGCCGCCGCCGACGCGGCGACGCGCGAGCGCGCGGAGCACGCGTTCTCCGCGCCGTTGAAGATCGCGCTGAACCAGCTCGCGATGCTGCTGCAGCCGTCGGAAATCACGCGCAAGAACCTGCCGCCGCAGATCGTGCGCGACTGGGTCGCGCCGGACGGCCGCGCGCTCGTGCAGATCTCGCCGAAGGTGCCCAAGGGCGCCGATCCCGGCGACGACGCGATGCTGCGCCGTTTCGCGAAGGCCGTGAAGGCGGCCGAGCCGGGTACGATCGGCGGCCCGATCTCGATCCTGCATTCGGCGGACACGATCATCCGCGCGTTCCTGCAGGCGGCCGCGCTGTCGGTCGTGTCGATCACGGTGCTGCTGTGGATCACGCTGCGCCGCTTCGGCGACGTGCTGCGCACGCTCGTGCCGCTTCTCGTGTCGGGCGTCGTGACGCTCGAGCTGTGCGTGCTGCTCGGGATGCCGCTCAATTTCGCGAACATCATCGCGCTGCCGCTGATGCTCGGCGTCGGCGTCGCGTTCAAGGTGTATTTCGTGATGGCGTGGCGCGCGGGCCAGACGGGCCTGCTGCAGTCGAGCCTCACGCACGCGGTGCTGTTCAGCGCCGCGACGACGGCCACCGCGTTCGGCAGCCTGTGGCTGTCGCATCATCCGGGCACGGCGAGCATGGGGCGGCTGCTCGCGCTCGCGCTGTCGTGCACGCTGATCGGCGCCGTCGTGTTCCAGCCCGTGCTGATGGGCAAGCCGCGCACGAAGCGCGTGACGAATCAATCGCAAGGAATCGATGAATAAGATGCGAACCACCGCGTCGGCGCTCGCCGTCTGCCTGCTTGCAAGCGGCTGCGCGACCGGCCCCAACCGGCACCCGGGCGATCCGCTCGAGCCGATGAACCGCGCCGTTTTCAAGTTCAACGACGCGGTCGACTCGACGATCGCGGTGCCGATCGCGAAGGGCTATCAAAAAGTAACGCCCACGCCGTTGCGCACGGCGATCAGCAACTTCTTCTCGAACCTCGGCGATCTCGGCAACATCGCGAACAACCTGCTGCAACTCCGGATCACCGACGCGACGCAGGACGTGATGCGCGTCGCGATGAACTCGGTGTTCGGCGTCGCCGGGCTGATCGACGTCGCGTCGCTCGCCGGGCTGCCGAAGCACCACCAGGATTTCGGCCTCACGCTCGCGCGCTGGGGCGTGCCGGCCGGCCCGTATCTGGTGCTGCCGGTCTTCGGGCCGAGCTCGATTCGCGACGGCGTCGGCCGCGCGGTCGACGTCCGCTTCAATCTGCTGAACTACATCGAGCCCGCCGCGCGCAATCCGATGTACATCGCGCAGTTCATCAGCGCGCGCTCGGATCTGCTCGGCGCGACCGATCTGCTGCAACAGGCGGCGCTCGACAAATACTCGTTCGTGCGCGACGCGTACGTGCAGCAGCGCCGCTCGCTCACGTATCACGGCGGCGGCGGCGAAGAATCGCTGCCGAACTACAACGAGCCCGGCGGCGAGCCGGCGAACGGCAACGGCGGCTTGCCGCAATACGAGGACCCGGGCGAGGGCGCGAGCGGCGCGCCGGGCAGCAGGCCCGAGCCGGCCGGGCTGCCGCAATATCAGGACCCGGGCGATGCCGGCGCGAGCGGCGAAGCAGCGGCGCCGGCTGCGGCCTCCGCCGCGGCGCCCGCGCCCGCCTCGGCGGCTTCGCCTTCGCCCGGTGCGCCGGCTTCCGCGCCGGCGGCGAATGCTCCGTCGAAGACGAACTGACGTTCGCCCCGCTCAACGACGCGGCGGCCGTTTCGGATGCGAAACGGCCGCCGTCGTCTTTTGCGGGTCGGGCGCGCACGCGCCGCGCGCGGCCTCATCGGCGCATCGTCCGTCGTTCGTCCGGTCACTCCGCGAACGGCAATGCCGTCTGCCCGTCGGCGCGCATGTCGAACACGTTCAGCGTCATCGCGACGAGCGCGTAATAGCCGAGCAGCGCGACGAGATTCACGACGACCTGATGCCCAAAACGCGCGAGCGCCGCGTCGTAGGTCGCATCCGACACGCGCTTCGTCTCGTGCAGCTCGGTCGCGAACCGGAAGATCAGCGCATCGTCGGCGTCGTCGAACGCCGGCGCCGTGCCAGCCCGGATCGCCTCGGCGACCGCCGCGGGCACGCCCGCGTCGAGCGCGATCGGATGATGGATGTGCCATTCCGCCTGCGAACGCCAGCGCGCCGCCGTCACGAGGATCGCCAGCTCCGACAGCCGCAGCGGCAGCCCCGTCCGATACCGGCAGAACGCGCCGAGCCGCTGCGCATGCCGCGCGAGCTCGGGGCTCGCGATCCAGCCGAGAAACGGCCCGTTCAGGTTGCCGCGCGGCCCGCTCAGGATCTCGTCGAGCACGGCCTTCTGCTCGTCGGTCGCGGTGTCGCGATTGAATTCAGGAAGCCTCATCTTCGTCTTCTTCATGTCGGTTCGACGGAACAAGGATAGCGCGGCCGCGCGTCAGCGCGACGCCGCCGCGCCGATCGACGCGAGCGCCGCATCGATCGCGTCGCCGAGCCGCTCGGCGATCGCGTCGATCTGCGGCGCGGTGCAGATGAACGGCGGCGCGAGCAGGACATGATCGCCGAGCTGGCCGTCGACGGTGCCCCCCATCGGATACACCATCAACCCGCGCTGCATCGCCTCACGCTTGACGATCGCGTTCAGCTTCAGCTTCGGATCGAACGGCGCTTTCGTCACGCGATCGCGCACGAGCTCGACGCCGACGAAGAGCCCGCGGCCGCGCACGTCGCCGATGTGCGGGTGCTCGGCCGAGCGCGCGGCGAGCGATGCGCGCAACTGCTCGCCGCGCGCCTTCACGTTCTCGAGCAGCCGATCCTCGTCGATCACGCGCTGCACTTCGAGCGCCGCCGCGCACGCGATTGCGTGGCCGATGTACGTGTGGCCGTGCTGAAAGAAGCCCGAGCCGCCGACGATCGTCCGGTAGATCGCATCGCTGACCAGCGTCGCGCCGATCGGCTGATAGCCGGCGCCGAGCCCCTTCGCGATCGTCAGGATGTCGGGCGCGACGCCGTCCTCCTCGCACGCGAACAGATAGCCGGTGCGGCCCATCCCCGACATGATCTCGTCGAGGATCAGCAGCACGCCGTACTTGTCGCACACCGTGCGGATCTTGCGGAAATACTCGCGCACGGGCGGCACCGCGCCCGCCGTTGCGCCGACGACCGTCTCCGCGACGAACGCCGCGACCGTGTCCGGCCCGAGTTCGAGAATCCTGCTTTCGAGCTCGTCGGCGAGGCGCTGCGCGAACGCCTCTTCGGTTTCGTCCGCGCGCTGCTCGCGGTAGGCATAGCACGGGCTTACGTGATGCGCTTCGATCAGCAGCGGCAGGAACGGCTCGCGCCGCCACGCGTTGCCGCCGATCGCGAGCGCGCCGAGCGTGTTGCCGTGATAGCTCTGCCGGCGCGCGATGAAATGCCTGCGCGCGGGCTCGCCCTTCTCGACGAAGTACTGGCGCGCGAGCTTCAGCGCGGCTTCGACCGCCTCCGACCCGCCCGACACGAAATACACGTGCTCGAGCCCCGCAGGCGCGGCGGCGACGAGCCGGTCCGCCAGTTCCTCGGCCGGCTGCGTCGTGAAGAACGATGTGTGCGCGTACGGCAGTTGCTGCGCCTGCCGCTTGATCGCGTCGATCACGCGCGGGTTGCTGTGCCCGAGGCACGACACGGCGGCGCCGCCGCATGCGTCGATGTAGCGTTTGCCCGTCGAATCGATGATCTCGATGCCGTCGCCCGCGACCGCGACCGGCAGGCTCGCGCGCGGCGCGCGGTGAAATACGGTGGTCATGCATGCCCCTGTTCGTGTCGAAGCGCCGAAGGGCGCTGCGCGTCCCGCGGCACGAATTGCTGAAAGCGCACCGCGCCCCGCTCGCGCACCTCGAACGCGACGCCGTCGTCGCCGATCGAAAACAGCGCGGTCGCGAGCGTGTTCTCGTCGTCCGGATCGCGCGGATCGTCGCGATAGATCGGCAGACCGTCGCCCGCGCGATCGGCGAGCACGCGCCAGAGCGCGGACGCGTCGGCCGCGCCGCGAAGCGGCGGCAGCAGTTGCGCGAGCCGCGCCTGCCGATCGGCCGACGACGCGGTCACGATCTGCGCATCGGCATCGCAGCCCGGATGAACCAGATGGTTCGCGTGGCCGTACACGCCTTCGACGTCGAGCACCGACGCGCGCGCGACGCTCGCCTCGACGCTGACGACGCGCGCGTCGCCCGCGCAGCCGAGCGTGTGATGAAAGCCGCTCGCGCGCGTCGCGTCGAGCAGCACGCGCAGCGCAGCGTCGAGCGATGCGGCGTCGAGCACCGCGCGCGCGAGGATCATCCGCGGCACGCCCGCCGCCGGCCGGCGAATCCGCACGTTGTTGATCGTCTGCACGAGCCCCGCGCGGTTCACCGCGAACGTATGACCCGGCAGCGAGCCCGGATAGTAGAAGCTCACGAAGCCCGGCTTGCCGTCGGGCCGCACGTCGACGAGCATGCACTTGCCGCGCAGATGCGGATCGCCGTCTTCGTTGTGCGCGATCATCCGCTCGCGCGGCGTGCGCACCGCGAGCGTCGTGCAACCGTCCGGCGCGTTGTGGATCAGCTCGCCGCGGCAGTTCCAGACGAACACGTCCTCCGCGCGCCAGCCGAGGCCGGCGGCGATCCCATCGAGCTCGGCGACGAGCGCCGGAAAAGCCGCCTCGGCCGCGCGGCGCAACTCGGCGACGAACGGATGGCCGCGCCAGCGCGCGACCGCGCGCCACGCGCCGCTCTGCGCGACGTACGCGTCCATCGCCGGCCGCGCCAGCTCGCCGAGCCGGCGGCCGATGTCATGCGGCGCCCCCGTCACGACGACGGGCATGAGAAACTTCATCGGTTGTCCTGATCACGAAACGTGTTTGAGAAAGTCCCGCAGGCGCGGCGTCGGCGGACGATCGATCAGCGTCTTCGGATCGCCGTCCTCGGCGATGCCGCCCTGATCCATGAACAGCAGGCGCGTGCCGACCTGCTTCGCAAAACCGATCTCATGCGTGACGACGATCATCGTCATCCCTTCGTTCGCGAGATCGCGCATCACCTTCAGCACCTCGTGGCGCAACTCGGGATCGAGCGCCGACGTCGGCTCGTCGAACAGCATCAGCTTCGGCCTGATCGCGAGCGCGCGCGCGATCGCGACGCGCTGCTGCTGGCCGCCCGACAGCTCGGACGGATAGTGGTTCGCGCGCGCCCCGAGGCCGACTTTCGCGAGCAACGCCGTCGCCTGATCGCGCGCCTGCGCGCGCGACGCGCCGCGCACCTGGATCGGCCCGAACATCACGTTCTCGAGCGCGGTCATCTGCGGGAACAGATTGAATTGCTGGAACACCATGCCCGCTTCGAGCCGGATGTTGTGGATCACCGCGGCCTTGCCCTTCACGCTCTGCCCGTCGACGAGCAGATCGCCGCCCGTGATCTTCTCGAGCGCGTTGATGCAGCGGAGCATCGTCGATTTTCCCGAACCCGAAGGGCCGACCACGACCACCACCTCGCCCGCGT
The nucleotide sequence above comes from Burkholderia thailandensis E264. Encoded proteins:
- a CDS encoding MlaA family lipoprotein, coding for MRTTASALAVCLLASGCATGPNRHPGDPLEPMNRAVFKFNDAVDSTIAVPIAKGYQKVTPTPLRTAISNFFSNLGDLGNIANNLLQLRITDATQDVMRVAMNSVFGVAGLIDVASLAGLPKHHQDFGLTLARWGVPAGPYLVLPVFGPSSIRDGVGRAVDVRFNLLNYIEPAARNPMYIAQFISARSDLLGATDLLQQAALDKYSFVRDAYVQQRRSLTYHGGGGEESLPNYNEPGGEPANGNGGLPQYEDPGEGASGAPGSRPEPAGLPQYQDPGDAGASGEAAAPAAASAAAPAPASAASPSPGAPASAPAANAPSKTN
- a CDS encoding carboxymuconolactone decarboxylase family protein, with the translated sequence MKKTKMRLPEFNRDTATDEQKAVLDEILSGPRGNLNGPFLGWIASPELARHAQRLGAFCRYRTGLPLRLSELAILVTAARWRSQAEWHIHHPIALDAGVPAAVAEAIRAGTAPAFDDADDALIFRFATELHETKRVSDATYDAALARFGHQVVVNLVALLGYYALVAMTLNVFDMRADGQTALPFAE
- a CDS encoding aspartate aminotransferase family protein; the encoded protein is MTTVFHRAPRASLPVAVAGDGIEIIDSTGKRYIDACGGAAVSCLGHSNPRVIDAIKRQAQQLPYAHTSFFTTQPAEELADRLVAAAPAGLEHVYFVSGGSEAVEAALKLARQYFVEKGEPARRHFIARRQSYHGNTLGALAIGGNAWRREPFLPLLIEAHHVSPCYAYREQRADETEEAFAQRLADELESRILELGPDTVAAFVAETVVGATAGAVPPVREYFRKIRTVCDKYGVLLILDEIMSGMGRTGYLFACEEDGVAPDILTIAKGLGAGYQPIGATLVSDAIYRTIVGGSGFFQHGHTYIGHAIACAAALEVQRVIDEDRLLENVKARGEQLRASLAARSAEHPHIGDVRGRGLFVGVELVRDRVTKAPFDPKLKLNAIVKREAMQRGLMVYPMGGTVDGQLGDHVLLAPPFICTAPQIDAIAERLGDAIDAALASIGAAASR
- a CDS encoding C45 family autoproteolytic acyltransferase/hydolase, with product MKFLMPVVVTGAPHDIGRRLGELARPAMDAYVAQSGAWRAVARWRGHPFVAELRRAAEAAFPALVAELDGIAAGLGWRAEDVFVWNCRGELIHNAPDGCTTLAVRTPRERMIAHNEDGDPHLRGKCMLVDVRPDGKPGFVSFYYPGSLPGHTFAVNRAGLVQTINNVRIRRPAAGVPRMILARAVLDAASLDAALRVLLDATRASGFHHTLGCAGDARVVSVEASVARASVLDVEGVYGHANHLVHPGCDADAQIVTASSADRQARLAQLLPPLRGAADASALWRVLADRAGDGLPIYRDDPRDPDDENTLATALFSIGDDGVAFEVRERGAVRFQQFVPRDAQRPSALRHEQGHA
- the glnQ gene encoding glutamine ABC transporter ATP-binding protein GlnQ; protein product: MSMVEFRNVSKSFGHVPVLKDINLRIDAGEVVVVVGPSGSGKSTMLRCINALEKITGGDLLVDGQSVKGKAAVIHNIRLEAGMVFQQFNLFPQMTALENVMFGPIQVRGASRAQARDQATALLAKVGLGARANHYPSELSGGQQQRVAIARALAIRPKLMLFDEPTSALDPELRHEVLKVMRDLANEGMTMIVVTHEIGFAKQVGTRLLFMDQGGIAEDGDPKTLIDRPPTPRLRDFLKHVS